A single Corvus hawaiiensis isolate bCorHaw1 chromosome 26, bCorHaw1.pri.cur, whole genome shotgun sequence DNA region contains:
- the ZHX1 gene encoding zinc fingers and homeoboxes protein 1 has translation MASKRKSTTPCMVLANEQDPDLEMVSDLEEGPPVLTPADNPTAESVTSDEDVHEYVDSDNQKNTNKVEGGYECKYCTFQTPDLNMFTFHVDSEHPNVVLNSSYVCLECNFLTKRYDALSEHNLKHHPGEENFKLTMVKRNNQTIFEQTVNDLTFDGSFVREENAGQADSSEVPSSGISISKTPIMKMMKNKTETKRIAVFHNVVDDIPGEEKGTENDPNSEEVVENPPPSVSESKPSHSVVCSAADMAGAVVTPAPVLQPGVAQVITAVTAPQTSNLIPKVLIPVNSIPAYNTALDNNPLLLNTYNKFPYPTMSEITVLSTQAKYTEEQIKIWFSAQRLKHGVSWTPEEVEEARRKQFNGTVHTVPQTITVIPAHISAASNGLPSILQTCQIVGQPGLVLTQVAGTNTLPVTAPIALTVAGVPNQTQLQKSQIHSAQPVAETKQVAAIPAPQPIKNESTLMNPDSFGIRAKKTKEQLAELKVSYLKNQFPQDSEIVRLMKITGLTKGEIKKWFSDTRYNQRNSKNNHGIHLNNDSCATIVIDSSDEMNESPTGVTPQSKSSWGTFPEFAPQKFKEKTAEQLQVLQASFLNNPVLTEEEMNRLRAQTKLTRREIDAWFTEKRKSNVLKEEGADMNESNAGSSKEESGETSAGDGAAGTKSGCSTSSKIGKKSPEQLHMLKSSFVRTQWPSPQEYNKLAEETGLPRSEIVSWFGDTRYAWKNGGLKWYYYYQSANANSLNGQGFARKRGRGRPKGRGRGRPRGRPRGSKRLNCWDRGVSVIKFKTGTAILKDYYMKHKFLNEQDLDELVAKSHMGYEQVREWFAERQRRLELGIELFDENEEEDEMLDDQEDEEETDDSDTWEPPRHVKRKLSKTD, from the coding sequence ATGGCAAGTAAACGAAAATCAACAACACCGTGCATGGTCTTAGCCAATGAGCAGGATCCAGATCTAGAAATGGTATCAGACTTGGAGGAAGGACCACCTGTGCTCACACCAGCAGATAACCCTACAGCAGAGAGTGTAACAAGTGATGAGGATGTTCATGAGTATGTGGATTCAGACaatcagaaaaacacaaataaagTAGAAGGTGGTTATGAGTGTAAATACTGTACTTTTCAGACTCCAGATCTCAATATGTTTACTTTTCATGTGGATTCAGAACACCCCAACGTAGTATTAAATTCATCCTACGTTTGTTTAGAATGTAATTTCCTTACCAAAAGATATGATGCCCTCTCAGAACATAATTTGAAGCACCatcctggagaggagaattttAAATTGACCATGGTGAAACGTAATAACCAGACAATCTTTGAACAGACAGTAAATGATCTCACTTTTGATGGGAGTTTtgttagagaagaaaatgctggaCAGGCTGACTCTTCTGAGGTCCCCTCTTCAGGGATTTCAATTAGCAAAACTCCTAtaatgaaaatgatgaaaaacaaaaccgAGACTAAACGTATTGCTGTTTTCCACAATGTAGTTGATGACATTCCTGGTGAAGAAAAGGGAACTGAAAATGACCCAAACTCTGAAGAAGTAGTAGAAAACCCCCCACCGTCTGTTTCTGAGTCAAAACCAAGTCATTCAGTTGTTTGCAGTGCAGCAGACATGGCCGGAGCAGTCGTGACCCCGGCACCAGTGCTTCAGCCTGGGGTGGCACAGGTTATAACAGCTGTTACAGCTCCACAGACCTCAAACCTGATTCCAAAAGTACTAATACCTGTAAATAGCATTCCAGCCTATAATACTGCTTTGGATAACAATCCTCTTTTGCTTAACACCTACAACAAATTCCCGTATCCAACCATGTCAGAAATCACTGTTCTTTCCACTCAAGCTAAGTACACGGAAGAACAGATTAAAATATGGTTTTCTGCCCAGCGTCTGAAACATGGAGTGAGTTGGACACCAGAGGAGGTGGAGGAAGCAAGGAGGAAACAATTTAATGGCACAGTGCATACTGTGCCACAGACAATTACTGTTATTCCAGCACACATTTCTGCCGCTAGCAATGGTTTACCTTCAATTTTACAGACATGCCAAATAGTTGGTCAACCAGGACTTGTTCTCACTCAAGTTGCAGGTACAAATACATTACCAGTAACAGCCCCAATAGCTTTGACTGTAGCAGGAGTCCCAAACCAAACACAGTTACAGAAGAGTCAGATTCACAGTGCTCAGCCCGTTGCAGAAACCAAACAAGTAGctgccattccagcccctcagccTATCAAAAATGAATCCACACTGATGAATCCTGACTCCTTTGGCATCCGAGCAAAAAAAACTAAGGAACAACTGGCAGAATTGAAAGTCAGCTACCTTAAAAATCAGTTTCCTCAAGACTCAGAAATTGTTAGACTTATGAAAATAACGGGCCTTACTAAAGGAGAGATCAAAAAGTGGTTCAGTGATACACGCTACAATCAGAGAAACTCAAAGAATAATCATGGGATTCATCTCAACAATGATTCATGTGCCACCATTGTTATTGATTCAAGTGATGAAATGAATGAGTCTCCAACAGGAGTCACTCCGCAGAGTAAGTCATCTTGGGGTACTTTTCCTGAATTTGCCCCACAGAAATTCAAAGAGAAGACTGCTGAACAGCTGCAAGTCCTCCAAGCAAGTTTTCTTAATAACCCTGTCCTTACTGAGGAAGAGATGAATAGGTTAAGAGCCCAAACAAAACTGACCAGGAGAGAGATTGATGCCTGGTTTACAGAAAAAAGGAAGTCAAATGTCTTGAAGGAAGAGGGAGCTGACATGAATGAAAGCAATGCTGGCAGCTCAAAAGAGGAATCTGGAGAAACATCTGCGGGagatggagcagcaggaacaaaatCAGGGTGTTCCACTTCAAGCAAAATAGGCAAAAAATCACCAGAGCAGTTGCACATGCTCAAAAGTTCCTTTGTTCGTACTCAGTGGCCATCTCCACAAGAATACAACAAGTTGGCAGAAGAAACTGGGCTTCCAAGATCAGAAATTGTGAGCTGGTTTGGAGATACTCGCTATGCCTGGAAAAATGGTGGATTGAAATGGTATTACTATTACCAGAGCGCTAATGCAAACAGTCTGAATGGCCAAGGCTTTgcaaggaagagagggagaggaagaccaaaagggagggggagagggaggcctCGGGGGAGACCTCGGGGAAGCAAGAGGTTAAATTGCTGGGACAGAGGTGTGTCTGtcataaaatttaaaactggAACAGCAATCCTGAAGGACTATTATATGAAGCACAAATTTCTTAATGAGCAAGACCTTGATGAACTGGTAGCCAAATCTCACATGGGATATGAGCAGGTCAGAGAATGGTTTGCAGAAAGGCAAAGAAGATTAGAACTTGGAATAGAGCTGTTTGATGAGAACGAGGAGGAAGATGAAATGCTGGACGAtcaggaggatgaggaagaaacAGATGATAGTGATACTTGGGAACCCCCCAGACATGTTAAGCGTAAACTTTCAAAAACGGACTGA